A stretch of the Elephas maximus indicus isolate mEleMax1 chromosome 3, mEleMax1 primary haplotype, whole genome shotgun sequence genome encodes the following:
- the LOC126073886 gene encoding proteasome activator complex subunit 3-like translates to MASPLKLEQDVQGKVDSFRARIAQEAEDLVSTFFPQKLSELDSRVQELRLQDLSRIRSVPCPEPPAATDTVGDGPNREPQSLQTQPATKVPALPGGEGQLLRSNQHLVELIERVKPEIELLREKCNTVRMWVQLLIPKVEDGNNFGVSIQEDTVDQLWTVESTAASYLRRFSTYYNTRAKLVSKIVKYPQVEDYRRTVAEVDENEYLSVRQILLHVRNQYATLHDVILKNIEKIKTPRSTNTDNLY, encoded by the coding sequence ATGGCTTCCCCCCTGAAGCTAGAGCAGGACGTTCAGGGGAAAGTGGATTCGTTTCGGGCCCGCATCGCCCAGGAGGCCGAGGATCTGGTGTCCACCTTCTTCCCTCAGAAGCTGTCGGAGCTGGATAGCCGGGTCCAGGAGCTCCGCCTGCAAGACCTGTCCAGGATCCGTTCGGTGCCCTGTCCCGAGCCCCCTGCGGCCACAGACACCGTGGGGGATGGCCCCAACCGGGAGCCGCAGTCTCTGCAGACCCAGCCCGCGACCAAGGTACCAGCACTGCCGGGGGGCGAGGGACAGCTTTTGAGGAGCAACCAGCATCTGGTGGAGCTGATTGAGCGGGTAAAGCCTGAGATCGAGCTGCTGAGAGAGAAATGCAACACGGTACGGATGTGGGTGCAGCTGCTGATCCCGAAGGTGGAGGATGGCAACAACTTCGGGGTGTCTATCCAGGAAGACACGGTGGACCAGCTGTGGACGGTGGAGAGCACGGCGGCCTCCTATCTGCGCCGCTTCTCCACCTACTACAACACGCGGGCCAAACTGGTTTCCAAGATCGTGAAGTACCCCCAGGTGGAAGATTACCGCCGCACTGTAGCCGAGGTCGACGAAAACGAGTACCTGAGTGTGCGCCAGATTCTGCTGCACGTTCGGAACCAGTATGCCACCTTACATGATGTAATCCTCAAAAACATCGAGAAGATAAAGACTCCTCGGAGCACCAACACTGACAACCTATACTGA